One genomic region from Candidatus Limnocylindrales bacterium encodes:
- a CDS encoding radical SAM protein: protein MPKLVFSDSKGQIYDHPILEMAGRSGDLFVRPSPEELIPLPAGSRFFTLPERQPVGWSRSGKSLRILDTVRMGQKMVTPYAVAAFLSPGYVRTLLPAATSERVKSFLPLWAYTAIGWQDEQFYVAATRVDDNPTWNPENYDDRILVEKVQDRLQTNPHNRLLHQVAHCALKYHCFTAKNVFYQRWEAGIPTSPACNADCVGCISLQPSRRVQASHERLDFVPTVEEIVDLGLSHLKKAENGIISFGQGCEGEPLMQAELIAKAILRIRRETCRGTIHMNTNGSKPAQLRYLCEAGLESIRVSLNSANPPVYESYYQPKNYSFKEVVESIKIARDYGLFVSINLLTFPGVTDREEEVESLFRLIRETRLNMVQIRNLNIDPDLYLQMIPGRKGKIIGILNFLKNLKQEFPELTIGCFTRPREGIQERIV, encoded by the coding sequence ATGCCAAAGCTTGTTTTCTCCGATTCCAAAGGTCAGATCTATGACCATCCCATTTTGGAAATGGCCGGTCGGTCCGGGGATCTCTTCGTCCGCCCTTCTCCTGAGGAGCTTATTCCACTTCCTGCAGGGAGTCGGTTCTTTACCCTGCCTGAGCGTCAACCTGTAGGGTGGAGTCGGTCGGGTAAATCGCTTCGTATTCTGGACACGGTTCGGATGGGACAAAAAATGGTAACACCTTATGCCGTGGCAGCCTTCTTGAGTCCGGGTTATGTCCGAACCCTTCTTCCGGCGGCAACGTCCGAAAGGGTAAAAAGTTTTTTGCCCTTATGGGCTTATACTGCAATTGGCTGGCAAGATGAGCAGTTTTATGTGGCTGCAACCCGGGTAGACGATAATCCAACCTGGAATCCGGAGAATTACGATGATCGTATTTTAGTCGAGAAAGTTCAGGATCGTTTACAAACCAACCCCCATAATCGACTTCTCCATCAAGTAGCCCACTGTGCTTTGAAATATCACTGCTTTACGGCCAAGAACGTGTTTTATCAAAGATGGGAGGCCGGCATTCCCACGTCACCTGCCTGTAATGCCGATTGTGTGGGTTGCATCTCCTTGCAACCTTCCCGACGTGTACAAGCCTCCCATGAACGGCTCGATTTTGTTCCAACGGTAGAGGAGATCGTAGACCTGGGACTTTCCCACTTGAAGAAAGCCGAGAACGGAATTATCAGTTTTGGTCAGGGGTGCGAAGGGGAGCCCCTCATGCAGGCAGAATTGATTGCGAAGGCTATTTTGAGGATTCGGCGGGAGACCTGCCGGGGGACCATTCATATGAATACCAATGGGAGTAAACCCGCCCAGCTTCGTTATCTTTGTGAAGCCGGTTTGGAAAGTATTCGGGTGAGTTTGAACAGTGCAAACCCCCCGGTCTATGAAAGTTACTATCAGCCTAAAAATTATTCCTTTAAAGAGGTGGTCGAATCGATTAAGATAGCCCGGGATTACGGACTGTTCGTTTCCATCAATTTACTGACTTTTCCCGGCGTGACCGATCGTGAAGAAGAAGTAGAGAGTTTATTCCGGCTTATTCGGGAAACCCGCCTGAATATGGTTCAAATACGAAATCTGAATATCGATCCGGATCTTTATTTGCAAATGATTCCCGGCCGAAAGGGAAAAATAATAGGTATTTTGAATTTCCTTAAAAATTTAAAACAGGAGTTTCCAGAACTGACGATAGGGTGTTTTACCAGACCCAGGGAGGGAATTCAAGAAAGGATCGTCTAG
- a CDS encoding thiamine pyrophosphate-dependent enzyme produces the protein MINRLEATQYLMRHLTDEPVIASCGNPKYDLFSAEDRKENFYMWNSMGMASSTGLGLALARPDKKVIILDGDGAILMNLNSLTTAASKSPPNLIHIIWDNRSYQITGGQATHTAGKANLAQIARGAGFEKVLTLDTLEAFKQALPKVLSEPGPWVVVAITDNCGAPGRPPKSPTYIKHRFMEALGSRR, from the coding sequence ATGATTAATCGATTGGAAGCGACCCAGTATCTTATGAGACACCTTACCGACGAGCCGGTTATTGCTTCTTGTGGGAATCCCAAATACGATTTATTTTCGGCAGAGGATCGAAAAGAGAATTTTTACATGTGGAATTCCATGGGGATGGCCTCTTCAACAGGGTTGGGGCTCGCCCTGGCACGTCCGGATAAAAAGGTGATCATTTTAGACGGAGATGGAGCCATTTTAATGAATTTAAACTCCCTGACCACAGCCGCCAGTAAATCTCCCCCCAATCTCATCCATATTATCTGGGATAATCGGTCCTACCAAATCACCGGTGGACAGGCAACCCACACGGCGGGAAAAGCCAATTTAGCCCAAATTGCACGAGGGGCCGGTTTTGAGAAGGTGCTGACCCTGGATACCCTGGAAGCCTTTAAGCAGGCTCTCCCTAAAGTTTTATCCGAGCCGGGCCCCTGGGTGGTGGTAGCTATAACCGATAATTGTGGAGCTCCTGGGAGACCTCCTAAAAGTCCAACGTACATCAAGCATCGGTTCATGGAAGCTCTGGGAAGCCGAAGATAA
- a CDS encoding DUF2231 domain-containing protein, whose amino-acid sequence MYPIHPFVIHFPIAFFTASTLFMILYLNEKEVAFEKAAYYCMIFGYIGALGALITGSIDFSHLAEADPRQGAVSTHAYCGASLLLIYGVEIGLKRKYPKILDGSRRWLYLSLAILGNGMVFVTGWLGGQLVYGLKVGIE is encoded by the coding sequence ATGTACCCTATTCATCCCTTTGTTATCCATTTTCCCATAGCTTTTTTTACAGCCAGTACTCTTTTTATGATCCTCTACCTGAATGAAAAAGAGGTGGCTTTTGAAAAAGCTGCTTATTATTGCATGATTTTCGGCTATATCGGTGCTTTAGGAGCCTTGATTACAGGAAGTATTGACTTCAGTCATCTTGCGGAAGCCGATCCTCGACAGGGGGCCGTGTCAACCCATGCCTATTGCGGGGCTTCTCTACTTTTAATCTACGGAGTAGAAATCGGATTAAAGCGTAAGTATCCCAAAATTCTGGATGGCTCCCGGCGATGGCTTTATCTTAGCCTTGCAATACTGGGAAACGGAATGGTATTTGTTACGGGATGGTTAGGGGGACAACTGGTTTACGGACTAAAGGTGGGGATTGAATGA
- a CDS encoding DUF1517 domain-containing protein: MFARYSKMISSWLLVFILALTSIPLWEGEVLAGNRTGGRVGGKSGFSRSSPSSSPFSNSYSRSRDYSSSDYSRSPNNTTYIPVPIGGGSPGFFYFGPRYYPATSTSMGNLLFWALVVGALVFVAVIILSRMNSRSSGSLRTPSKSLAAAQVIKFQLALLSAAKELQTELNKLAETVNTGDPTGLQQLLQETTLALIRHPDYWMQAGIEVVSTPSYEVAESKFDEWVMTERAKFSEETLTNVEGRVQKREAKPNRDGEEIGDYLVITLIVATTRTVFQPLSVMNADELKKLLTTLGSLSARELLAVEVLWTPQNTTDVLTEDDLLVGYPELKPVS, encoded by the coding sequence ATGTTTGCACGATATTCTAAAATGATAAGTTCCTGGTTACTTGTTTTCATCCTTGCTTTAACTTCTATTCCTTTATGGGAGGGAGAAGTCTTGGCAGGGAATAGGACGGGGGGTCGTGTGGGGGGAAAATCGGGTTTCTCAAGATCATCACCTTCTTCCTCACCATTTTCAAACAGCTATTCCAGATCTCGGGACTATTCCAGTTCAGACTATTCCCGTAGTCCCAATAACACGACGTATATTCCTGTACCCATAGGGGGAGGAAGCCCGGGCTTCTTCTATTTCGGTCCCCGTTATTATCCTGCAACCAGTACAAGTATGGGTAACCTGTTGTTTTGGGCTTTGGTTGTGGGAGCTTTAGTTTTTGTGGCGGTTATTATTTTATCCCGTATGAACTCCAGATCCTCAGGAAGTCTCAGGACTCCCTCGAAGAGTCTGGCTGCTGCTCAGGTTATCAAATTCCAACTGGCTCTGTTATCGGCTGCTAAAGAACTTCAAACGGAACTGAATAAGCTGGCCGAGACGGTAAATACTGGTGACCCGACAGGTCTTCAGCAATTGTTGCAGGAAACAACCCTGGCCCTTATCCGTCATCCAGACTACTGGATGCAAGCGGGGATAGAGGTGGTCTCTACACCTTCCTATGAAGTGGCCGAATCTAAGTTCGATGAATGGGTGATGACCGAACGTGCCAAATTCTCTGAAGAAACCCTGACCAACGTGGAAGGACGTGTCCAGAAGCGGGAAGCTAAACCCAATCGAGACGGAGAGGAAATAGGGGATTATCTGGTTATCACCTTGATAGTAGCAACTACCCGGACGGTCTTCCAACCCCTGTCGGTTATGAATGCCGATGAACTGAAAAAGCTTTTGACTACGTTGGGATCGCTTTCCGCCCGGGAGCTATTGGCCGTTGAGGTGCTCTGGACCCCTCAGAATACAACCGATGTTTTAACTGAAGATGACCTGTTGGTGGGATATCCGGAGTTGAAACCGGTTTCGTAA
- a CDS encoding hybrid sensor histidine kinase/response regulator: MKKILVIDDALPVREGIAAILGLEGFEVIQAENGLIGIQLARDYLPDLIICDIIMPELNGYDTLAILRQDPTTAAIPFIFLTAKVSREDMRRGMNIGADDYLSKPFTTQELLSAVKTRLEKQEVVLKRSEKKLEDLRGNIIHALPHEFLTPLHGILGFSELLMENYETVGRQEIGEMAQMIHLSATNLHKLIQNFLVYAQIELIATDPKRIAALRNSFTEHPRMIISEICWQKAKQLEREKDLALELTDTKVQISEENLKKVVEELISNAFKFSQAGTPVHVTTTTLNHFFIIEINNFGRGMTSQQIADIGAYMQFERKFYEQQGTGLGLIIAKRLVELHGGSLTIQSIPNQKTTVYVKLKRSIPL; this comes from the coding sequence ATGAAAAAAATTCTTGTTATTGACGATGCTCTTCCGGTTCGTGAAGGAATCGCTGCTATTTTGGGTTTGGAAGGTTTTGAAGTAATCCAGGCAGAGAATGGTTTGATCGGGATACAACTGGCACGGGACTACCTGCCCGATTTAATTATCTGTGATATTATAATGCCTGAGCTTAATGGCTATGATACCCTGGCTATACTACGCCAGGATCCAACAACAGCCGCAATTCCATTCATTTTTTTGACGGCTAAAGTCTCTAGAGAAGATATGAGACGTGGCATGAATATCGGGGCAGATGATTACCTCAGTAAACCCTTTACCACTCAGGAATTACTTTCTGCAGTTAAAACCCGGCTTGAAAAGCAGGAAGTGGTTCTCAAACGAAGCGAGAAAAAATTGGAAGATTTGCGAGGAAATATTATCCATGCACTTCCCCATGAGTTTCTTACCCCCTTACATGGAATTCTGGGTTTTTCAGAGTTGCTCATGGAAAATTACGAAACGGTGGGACGACAGGAAATTGGAGAAATGGCGCAGATGATCCACTTATCCGCAACGAACCTCCACAAACTTATTCAGAATTTCCTTGTGTACGCACAAATTGAACTCATAGCCACAGATCCTAAGAGGATAGCGGCCTTAAGGAACAGTTTTACCGAACATCCCAGAATGATTATTTCAGAGATCTGCTGGCAAAAAGCTAAACAACTGGAAAGGGAAAAGGATTTGGCTTTAGAGCTTACGGATACAAAGGTCCAGATCTCAGAAGAAAATCTGAAAAAAGTCGTCGAAGAACTGATCAGCAATGCATTTAAATTCTCCCAGGCCGGAACACCCGTTCATGTTACCACAACAACCCTGAATCACTTTTTTATCATCGAAATAAACAACTTTGGAAGAGGAATGACGTCCCAGCAGATTGCCGATATAGGGGCCTATATGCAGTTTGAACGAAAATTCTATGAGCAGCAAGGAACAGGACTGGGACTTATTATTGCCAAACGCCTGGTCGAATTGCATGGAGGGAGTTTGACCATCCAGAGTATTCCTAACCAAAAAACAACGGTTTACGTTAAACTCAAACGCAGCATTCCCTTGTAG
- a CDS encoding thiamine pyrophosphate-binding protein: protein MNVKRDQILVLHYYPTFRMWAETIVKVLKENDIRSISFLPDTVIGKILNYAVKDGSFELITLAREEEGVGIVTGEYLGGRRGVLMMQSAGLGNSVNALASLAIPYQIPFLLLISQRGELGEFNACHVTMGKALRRILDALGIQHFTLRREDEVEIMMQGAIKTAYASEQPVAVILSSELVGWKDEK from the coding sequence TTGAATGTAAAACGAGACCAGATCCTCGTTTTACATTATTACCCGACTTTCAGGATGTGGGCTGAAACGATTGTAAAAGTATTAAAAGAAAATGATATTCGGTCGATCTCCTTTCTTCCAGACACGGTGATCGGAAAAATTTTAAACTATGCCGTTAAAGATGGGTCTTTTGAGTTAATTACCCTGGCTCGAGAAGAGGAAGGGGTGGGAATCGTGACCGGGGAATATCTCGGGGGAAGGCGTGGGGTCTTAATGATGCAGAGTGCAGGCCTGGGAAATAGCGTCAATGCCCTGGCTTCTCTGGCCATTCCTTATCAAATTCCCTTTCTTTTACTCATCAGCCAGAGAGGGGAGTTGGGAGAATTTAATGCCTGCCATGTAACCATGGGAAAAGCATTACGGCGTATTCTGGATGCCTTAGGGATTCAGCATTTTACCCTCAGACGGGAAGATGAAGTCGAAATCATGATGCAGGGTGCTATCAAAACAGCCTATGCCTCCGAACAACCTGTTGCGGTGATTCTATCATCGGAACTGGTGGGATGGAAAGATGAAAAATGA
- a CDS encoding DUF350 domain-containing protein, with product MHVLVNYLIAIGWGIVGAVSMALGLGILLWVFNRVTPIDEWEEIRKGNVSVAIILAAVILALGIAVGFAIMPPP from the coding sequence ATGCATGTTTTAGTGAATTACTTGATTGCAATTGGATGGGGAATTGTGGGTGCTGTATCCATGGCTCTCGGTTTAGGAATTTTATTATGGGTCTTTAATCGGGTCACTCCCATTGATGAGTGGGAAGAAATCAGAAAAGGAAATGTCTCTGTGGCTATTATCCTGGCTGCTGTAATCCTCGCCCTGGGAATTGCGGTTGGCTTTGCCATTATGCCCCCACCGTAG